The following DNA comes from Trueperaceae bacterium.
CGACGGCGTTCTCCTGCCCCATCACGACCTGCGCGATCGCGTCCCGGCCTCGGTGCAGGCGTTCCAACGTGGCGTGGAGCGCCTGCGCGTCGGCGTCGCCGGCCCCGGGCACGGGGCCTCGGGGATCCCCTTCGTAGGTCATTCGTTCACCTCGTTCGTATCCGCGCGGGCGTGGGCGTCGCGCTCCGTGACGGCGGGAAGAAAGTAGCGGCGGACGACGTCGCGCTGGGTCCAGCCGAGCGGCCGACGCGTCGCATCGGTTTCGTCGGCGCGAACGAACGTCCTTCGCTCCGCCTGCGGGGTCGGCGAGCGCGCGGCGTCCGGTCGTTCGCGTGGAGCGAGCTGCATCTCGACCCTGCGGCCCTCGGCGTCGTCCCGCGAAGCGAGCGGCGTCACGTCGACGGCCGCCTCACCCCGTTCGAAGGCCGAGGGCGTCCCCTCCCCGCCCATCGAGCCGTCGCCCACCCCGTCCCCGGCCGCCTCCGAGGATTGACGCGCATCGCCCGCCACGTTCCCCGCCGCTTCGCCCTGCACGCGCGCCATCGGCTCTCGCCCGGGGTCCCCCTCGCGGGCGTCGCCCCCCTCGACGTCGGCGGCGTTTCCGTACGGATCGCGCGAAGCGTCTTGGGCCCCTTCCGACGGGGACCGCGTCGCGTGCTCGGCCTCTCGAGCGTCGGCGCGTCGCTGCAGCACGTCCGCCAACCGCTCGAGCGGAGACGCCGGGGGTGTGCGGCCGGCGTCGCCCACGTCCCATGCGTCCCGCGCGATCCGCTCTCCCGGCGTCGCGGTGGGTTCGTCGTCGACGCGCGAGGTCGGGGTCCCCGAGGCGCGGGCGTCGGGCCCCTGGGGGCCGCGCAAGGCCTCGCGTACGGAGTCCTCGAGCGTGCCCCCGGTGCGTTCGACCGCGTCCTGCAGGTACGCCAGGGCATCGCTCAGGCGTGCGTCGGCCTCGTCGGCATCGATCGTTCCGTCGCGAAGATCGCTCGAGACGTCGGAAAAGGCCTGCGCGACGGCGCGCAGGTAGGCGTCGCGTTCGGCGACGGGTTCGCTCGCCAGCCGGTCGGCGATCGCTTCGGTGAACGAAATCGTGTCTTCGAGGGCGTCGCTCGTGACCGAGCGCAGTGCCGGCCCCTCGCCACGGAGGACCGTCTCCGGGGCCGGCGCCGGAACCGGAACGGCGAACGCGACGACGGCGGTGACGCAGGTGCCCGCGAGCACGAGTCGGTGGGCCTGCGGCGCGGTGGGTCCGACGTGATGCGAAAACGTGTGCTGCGCGAGCCAGCCACGCACGTCCTCGAGAAGGAGGCGGGCGACCGTGGAGCCGGGCCGTGGCCCCCAACGCTCCTCCACCTCGAACGCCGTGGAGAGGCGTTGCTGCAGACCCGCACCGTGGTCGACCCTTCGCGCGATCGTCGACAGCGTGGGTCGACGGGCGACGTAGGCGAGCAGGACGGCGAGCCCTGCCACGAGGCCTCCCGTCACGGCTACCGTCGCCGTGAGCTCGAGATGCGTTTCGGACCAGGCTGCACCGCGAGCCCCGGTGACCCAGCGAAACGGCCAGGAGGCCGTGGTCGCAAGGCCCGCTCCGACGGCTGCTGCGTACACGACGTGGCGAAGCACACCCCGCCACCAAGCGCGACGCATGCGCTCCAGCGCCGGTCGCACGTGGTCGACTGTCGTCGGAGCATCCTGCACGAGCGAACCACGGCTCCCCTCTGGGTCGAAACGCGTGACGCGTCGACGGACCGTGCCCCCGATGGGCTGACGTGACGAAGCACGACGAGCGTATCACGGGACGTTCGTCCCGATTTTGCGTGCCGGCTCGTGCGGGTCTGCGTCACGCGCCGCTCGGCGCCCGACGTCACGGCCGCAGGGGCGTCGCCGGAAACGTGGGGGCGGACGCGTCAGCCTTTGAACGACCGCGCCATGAAGACCGCTGCCACGACGGCGGTGACCAAGGGAAGGAGGAACGTGACGGAAAGGGTGGCCGTCAGGGGGAGCTGCTGGAAGCCCAGAAGGAAGTAGCGCATGAGGTCCAGTTGGTAGCTGACCGGGTTCGCGTAGACGAGCGTCTCGATCCACCACGGCAGCTGCACGACCCACCCGCCGCCGATGGCGTAGACGCCGACCTCGCGCAACTCCTCGCGCAGCGCCTCGGGAATCTGCAGGAAGCCGACGCCACCGATGATCCCCTTGAGGGGAAAGATCGACCCCGAAAGGAAGTACAGCGGTTGAATGACGCCGTTCGAGATGCTGCCGAACCCCTCGAACGTCTTCATGCGCGAAGCGATGATGACGCCGAGCGCCGTGATGAAGAGCCCCAGGAAGAACATCACCAACCACGCGCCCAGCAGGCCTGGAAGGCTCAGGGGCACGCCGACGACCGGCGCGAGAAGCAGCGGGATCGATCCCTGGACGAGCGCGATCGTCGCCCCACCGAGGAGTTTTCCGACCGTCACGGACAGCATCGGGGCGGGCGACACGATCACCTCGCGAAGGAGGCCGACCTCCCGGTCCCACACGAGAGCGATCGCGGCCTGCAACGACGAGAACAGGATGTTGAGGGTGATGACGCCGGGAAGGATGTACTGCGCGTAGCTGTACCCTTCGATCTCGCGAAGGGCGGCCCCGAGCCCGAACCCGAGAATGAGGAGCCACAGGACGGTCCTCGAGACCCCCCCGAAGATCTGCGATCGGTCGCGCCGGTAGCGGAGAAGCTCGCGCTTCCACATGACCCACACCACGCCCGGAACCAGGCGCGCGTGACGGCGTGGGAGCCCGAGGCGCGTCACCGGGAGAACTCCCCTCCACGATCGGCGTACGACTTCATCAACGCTCGCGGCCCTGCGGCCTCGTCGCGCAATTGGTGCCCCGTCAGAGCGAGAAAGACGCCTTCGAGGTCGGTCGCGTTCTCCGAACCGGCGATCAGATCCGCCGGAGATCCCAACGCCACCAGCGACCCGCGGTCGATGATGCCGACCCGGTCGCACGCTTCGGCTTCGTAGAGGTAGTGCGTGGTCATGAGCACCGTCATGCCCTCCCGACGCAGGGCATCGATCCGTTCCCAAAGGTGCTTTCGTCCCTGAGGATCGAGGCCCAACGTCGGCTCGTCCAAGAACAGGACGCCGGGACGATGCATGAGGGCCCGCGCCAACTCGAGGCGGCGCTTCATCCCCCCCGAGAACGTCCGGACGCGGCGGTCGGCGGCATCACGCAACGACGCCCACGCGAGGCTTTCCTCGACCCGGTCCGCCCGCTCGCGCCGGGGCACGTCGTAGAGAACGGCGTGGATGTCGAGGTTCTCGCGCGCCGTGAGTCGCTCGTCCAACGCCGGGTCTTGGAACACCAGTCCGAGCGCTCGACGGACCTCCTGCGCGTCGTCGCGGACGTCGTACCCGAGGACCGAGGCGCGACCGAACGACGGTTCGATCAGCGTCGTCAACATGTGCAGGATCGTGGTCTTGCCCGCCCCATTCGGTCCGAGAAGCCCGAAGAACTCACCTCGGCCCACCCTGAAGGACACCGCCTCGACCGCCGCTACGTCTGCGTAGCGGCGGCCGAGATCGGTGCATTCGATGGCAGCCACGTCCTGCTGCGACAACGTCAGCCTCCCAGAACCCTCCCCGCGCTCGAGAGGTTGCGAACGAGGTCTTGGCACGTCTCCGAGGGGTTCTCGGCACGTTCGACGTCGTCGCCGTCGTCGTCGCCTTCCTCGTCCTCCTCTCCACCGTACCCGAGGGCGGCAAGGCTGTCCACGACGGCCTCGTCTTCGGCCGACGCCACCAATGCCAGGACGTCGGTCAGGTGGGCGTCGTACAGGTCCCCGACGATCACCACGTGTTCGAAGGCGAGGGCGTCCTCCCCCGCCGCGAAGGCCTCGCACGCGGGTGCGGCGACCGTCTCCAAATGGCGTGCGAGACGAGCCGCATCGCGTCCGGGGTAGAGGGCCGCATCGGCGACGGACTCGATGATGCCGACCAGGCTCTGTGCCGGTGCCTCCGCCTCCTCGGGGTTCGAGGGGAAGACGTCGGGAAGCGTCGCAGCGGGGTAGATCTCCTCGAGGGTCGCCAGGTACTGATCCGCGAAACTCGCTTGATCGTCCGATGCCGCGGATGCCAACTCGCCCCACAGCGCCTTCACGCGTTGCAACGTGGCCCAGCCGAGGGGGTACATCCAAGGCTCGTCCTCTTCGATCGCCTCCTCGACCCCTTCGGCGACGCCACCCTCGGCCAGCAGCAGGTCGGCCGCGACCGCGGCGACGTACGCCGGTTCGGTGCGGACGTCGGCCGGGAGGACGCTTCGGCTTGCCTCCTCGAGCGTCCCGCGGACGGTTTCGACCAGATCCGTGAGGTCCTCGCCCCGCTCGAAAGCCGCCTCGATCGCCTCGACTCCGTCCTCGAGCTCGTGGGCCAGATCCGGCGCCGACGCGTTCAGCGTGCCCCCGAAGCGAGCCATGTCTTCCTCGAGGCCTTCGATGGTTTCGTCGAGCCCTTCGGGCGCCACGCCGTACGTGGCGAGGACGAGCAGGCGTGCATCCATCAACTCGAGACCGAAGCCCCGGCTCTGCACCACGGTGCGTTCAAAGAAGGGGTCGGAGGCGTACTGCGCGTGCACCGTTCCCGCGAGGGCGACCAGGACCCCCACGAGAAGGGCCGCGGGCCGGCGGAACATCGTCGGAACGGCGGTCATCGGGCCGGCACCACGCCGATCTCGGCGGAGTGGGCCCCGCGGCCCGCCTGAATCTCGTCGACGACGCAGAGGCACTCCGCGTCGATGACCGAGACGCTGTCGGACAGGCCGTTGGCGGTGTAGATCTTCTCGCCGTCCGGCGTCACGGCGATGCCCCACGGGCGCCGCCCCATCCGTTCACGAATCGTCGCGATGACCTCGTGCGTATCGGTATCGATGACGTACACGGCGCTGGTCCCCCCACCGGCGACGTACAAGCGACCCCGGTTCGGGTCGACCTGCATCTCCACCGGGCGCGAATCCAAGCCCAGGTCGATCGTCTCGACCACGCTGTGGCTGGCGACGTCGATCACCGAAATGTTGCCGCCGATTTCCGCGGAGACGTAGGCGACGCTGCCGTCGCTGGAGAAGTCCACCTCCCGCGGCCGGTTGCCGACGAGAACGTGCGTGACGACCTCCATTTTCTCCGTGTCGATGACCGTGACGGTGTGCGTCGCCTCGGCCGTGATGTACGCGAACCGGCCATCGGGACTGACCGCGACCCCCTCCGACTCGATGCCGACCTGGAAGATGCCGAGTTGCTCGCCGGTCTCCGCGTCGTACCCGGCCCCCTGCGCCGTCGCCTCCAGCGCGGCCCACACCTGTCGGCCGTCCGGGCTGATCGCGACGCGTTCGGGATTCCCCCCGGCACGAATCTCGGTGACGACCTCGTTGCTGCGAACGTCGATGGCGAGAATCTTGTCCTCGGGGGTCTCCAGAACCGGATTGAAGTCGCTGATGGAGGCGTAGATGAGGCTTCCGTCCGGACTCACCGCCATCCCTCGCGGCCGCACTTCACCGGGACGTCCGGAGATGCTGATCGTGTCGATCACTTCGTCGTTCTCCGAATCGATGACGGTGATGTCGGCACTGAACTCGTTGGCGACGTAGACGCGGTAGCTGCCCGTCTCCTGCGCGGCCGCCAACGGGAGGCACGCGAGGACGAAGAGGGCGAGGGTCGTCCACGCCCACGACCGCCGAGGCGGCATGCGAGGGACGAAGCGGGGCGGGTCGGGTCGATCCATGATTCACGTCTCCTTTCGCGATGGGCGTATCGAACCCCATCGCCTGGGGGTCATCGGGAGGTGCACCGGGAGCGTTCGGCCAGATCGCCGATCTGATCGAGCCGTTCGTTCGGGTCGGTGCCCGGCAGGTAGATTGCGGGAAGTTGGCCCACCAGCAGGCCGAGTCGGAAGGGATCGGTCTCGTCCGCACGAATCTCCACGAGGTACATCGACTGGCGCATCTGTCGATCCCAGGGTCGGATACTCGTACCGATCCCCTTCCACAAGTCGAAGACCTGCCCTTCGGTGTTCAAGCGGTCCAGCACGACGCTCGGATCCGACGAGCGTTCGAAGAACGCCATCTCGTAGAGAATTTTGACCGCCTGGTACGTCGCCCAGGCGGGCGGCTCCATCGGGTCCCCGAAGCGCGCGAGG
Coding sequences within:
- a CDS encoding ABC transporter permease, whose amino-acid sequence is MWKRELLRYRRDRSQIFGGVSRTVLWLLILGFGLGAALREIEGYSYAQYILPGVITLNILFSSLQAAIALVWDREVGLLREVIVSPAPMLSVTVGKLLGGATIALVQGSIPLLLAPVVGVPLSLPGLLGAWLVMFFLGLFITALGVIIASRMKTFEGFGSISNGVIQPLYFLSGSIFPLKGIIGGVGFLQIPEALREELREVGVYAIGGGWVVQLPWWIETLVYANPVSYQLDLMRYFLLGFQQLPLTATLSVTFLLPLVTAVVAAVFMARSFKG
- a CDS encoding ATP-binding cassette domain-containing protein, translated to MAAIECTDLGRRYADVAAVEAVSFRVGRGEFFGLLGPNGAGKTTILHMLTTLIEPSFGRASVLGYDVRDDAQEVRRALGLVFQDPALDERLTARENLDIHAVLYDVPRRERADRVEESLAWASLRDAADRRVRTFSGGMKRRLELARALMHRPGVLFLDEPTLGLDPQGRKHLWERIDALRREGMTVLMTTHYLYEAEACDRVGIIDRGSLVALGSPADLIAGSENATDLEGVFLALTGHQLRDEAAGPRALMKSYADRGGEFSR
- a CDS encoding beta-propeller fold lactonase family protein, which encodes MDRPDPPRFVPRMPPRRSWAWTTLALFVLACLPLAAAQETGSYRVYVANEFSADITVIDSENDEVIDTISISGRPGEVRPRGMAVSPDGSLIYASISDFNPVLETPEDKILAIDVRSNEVVTEIRAGGNPERVAISPDGRQVWAALEATAQGAGYDAETGEQLGIFQVGIESEGVAVSPDGRFAYITAEATHTVTVIDTEKMEVVTHVLVGNRPREVDFSSDGSVAYVSAEIGGNISVIDVASHSVVETIDLGLDSRPVEMQVDPNRGRLYVAGGGTSAVYVIDTDTHEVIATIRERMGRRPWGIAVTPDGEKIYTANGLSDSVSVIDAECLCVVDEIQAGRGAHSAEIGVVPAR